The following proteins come from a genomic window of Aspergillus luchuensis IFO 4308 DNA, chromosome 3, nearly complete sequence:
- a CDS encoding uncharacterized protein (COG:G;~EggNog:ENOG410Q1GM;~InterPro:IPR019180;~PFAM:PF09791), with protein sequence MPPSPLYTPQDVPSFKKRRNRLPNTRAKQLLRAAERAYNDPPPPPGLGECCGSSCDPCVNDLWKEELAIWRERWGDGAVEDGDKKGGEQGDESEGCAKMKMPGSWEW encoded by the coding sequence atgccCCCCTCACCCCTCTATACCCCCCAAGACGTCCCCTCCTTCAAGAAACGTCGCAACCGTCTCCCCAACACCCGCGCAAAGCAACTCCTCCGTGCCGCAGAGCGTGCTTACAATGAcccccctccgccgcctggTCTAGGCGAGTGCTGTGGGAGTTCGTGTGATCCGTGCGTCAACGATCTGTGgaaggaggagttggcgaTTTGGAGGGAACGGTGGGGGGATGGGGCagttgaggatggagataagAAGGGGGGTGAACAGGGAGACGAGAGTGAGGGGTGtgcaaagatgaagatgccaGGGAGTTGGGAGTGGTAG